Proteins encoded by one window of Halobacteriovorax sp. GB3:
- the bfr gene encoding bacterioferritin, which translates to MKGNQQVIDALNAVLTKELTAINQYFLHARMLQDWGLEKLGKLEYDASIDEMKHADELIKRILFLEGLPNLQKLDRIKIGQNVTEIIDADLEVEYAAIPLLKQNIALCEKEADYVSRELFVEILKSEEEHVDWLETQKDLIQKIGIENYMQSQLDD; encoded by the coding sequence ATGAAAGGTAATCAACAAGTTATTGATGCACTCAATGCTGTATTAACAAAAGAACTAACGGCCATTAACCAATATTTTCTTCACGCACGTATGCTCCAAGACTGGGGTCTTGAAAAGCTAGGTAAGCTTGAATACGATGCCAGTATTGATGAGATGAAGCACGCTGATGAGCTGATCAAGAGAATTCTTTTTCTTGAAGGGCTACCAAACCTTCAAAAGCTTGATCGCATTAAAATTGGTCAAAACGTCACAGAAATTATTGATGCTGACCTAGAAGTTGAGTACGCTGCGATTCCTCTTCTAAAGCAAAATATCGCTCTTTGTGAAAAAGAAGCTGATTACGTTTCAAGAGAGCTTTTTGTAGAGATCCTAAAAAGTGAAGAAGAGCACGTTGATTGGCTTGAGACTCAAAAAGATCTGATCCAAAAAATTGGAATCGAAAATTACATGCAATCACAATTAGATGATTAA
- the rpsP gene encoding 30S ribosomal protein S16 — protein MLTIRMQRGGRTHKPIYTIVSTDSRNARDGRFIEKLGQYNPHLAENNLIDVKADRIKTLLEGGATISDSVRTLLKKNKVLA, from the coding sequence ATGCTTACAATTAGAATGCAACGTGGTGGTAGAACACACAAGCCAATTTATACAATCGTTTCAACTGATTCAAGAAACGCGAGAGACGGTCGTTTTATTGAGAAGCTTGGACAGTACAACCCACACCTTGCTGAAAACAACTTGATCGATGTTAAGGCCGACAGAATTAAGACTCTTCTTGAAGGTGGAGCTACAATTTCTGATTCAGTTAGAACTCTACTGAAAAAGAACAAAGTTTTAGCTTAA
- a CDS encoding Dps family protein: protein MSKTTESMNLLLADIHVLYTKIQNYHWNVKGPYFFGMHDKTEEYYNHFATIYDELAERVLQLEGKPIVTLKQVLELSRLQEDGSTDFDAAYVAKNLLSDFDFLRKEFKSLAEVSEDDSTTVAFCDEQVAFLEKENWMLKSFLS, encoded by the coding sequence ATGAGTAAAACAACAGAATCAATGAACTTGCTACTGGCCGACATCCACGTTTTGTATACTAAAATTCAAAACTATCACTGGAATGTAAAAGGGCCATACTTCTTTGGTATGCACGATAAGACAGAAGAGTATTACAACCACTTTGCTACAATCTATGATGAGCTTGCTGAGAGAGTTCTTCAATTAGAGGGAAAGCCAATTGTTACTTTAAAGCAAGTACTAGAACTAAGTCGTTTACAAGAAGACGGATCGACTGATTTTGATGCGGCTTACGTTGCTAAAAATCTTCTTTCTGATTTTGATTTTCTTAGAAAGGAATTTAAGTCACTTGCCGAAGTTTCAGAAGATGACTCAACGACTGTTGCTTTTTGTGATGAGCAAGTGGCCTTCCTTGAAAAAGAAAACTGGATGCTCAAAAGCTTTCTTTCTTAA
- a CDS encoding (2Fe-2S)-binding protein: MYICICNGITEEQLKSAAKTSHSHKDVLKKLGVGDSCGICLIDALEKIAPESELKSSESVTISPVSSK; this comes from the coding sequence ATGTATATTTGTATCTGTAATGGAATCACTGAAGAACAATTAAAGAGTGCTGCTAAAACTAGTCATTCACACAAAGACGTCTTAAAGAAATTAGGCGTTGGTGATAGCTGTGGTATTTGCTTAATTGATGCTCTTGAAAAGATTGCTCCTGAATCAGAACTCAAATCGAGCGAGTCTGTAACAATTTCCCCTGTTTCAAGTAAGTAA
- a CDS encoding EamA family transporter, which yields MIKLWICSFLWAFSFTLIGKYLSGAVDNYIAILSRFILAFVLFIPFTKFKGVNRKIMLKLMGIGSVQVGLMYLFFYQSFTYLKVYEVILFTIFTPLYISLIGNALDKKFILKNVLGALIAVIGSFIIRYKGIDSNFLLGFFLVQGANISFAIGQVVYRKLSLSSSMKGIDQMSVFSYFYLGAIVFVTPLCFLFSDFTKIPTSSSQWLALLWLGLGASGIGYYLWNKGASEVSHGVLAVMNNMVIPLGIVLNFLWTKNMNFNPSFIVGTGLIFLSLYVVKSNRFFAD from the coding sequence GTGATTAAATTGTGGATATGCTCTTTTTTATGGGCCTTTTCATTTACTTTAATTGGAAAGTATCTCTCGGGAGCCGTTGATAATTACATCGCTATTTTATCGCGCTTTATTTTGGCCTTTGTTCTGTTTATTCCCTTTACTAAGTTTAAAGGGGTAAACAGAAAAATAATGTTAAAGTTAATGGGAATTGGCTCAGTTCAAGTTGGACTGATGTATCTTTTTTTCTATCAGTCTTTTACTTATTTAAAAGTCTATGAAGTGATTCTTTTTACTATATTTACGCCTCTCTATATTTCACTTATAGGTAATGCTCTTGATAAAAAGTTCATTTTAAAAAATGTTCTTGGAGCTCTTATAGCCGTCATAGGTAGTTTTATCATTCGCTATAAAGGTATTGATTCAAACTTTTTGTTGGGTTTTTTTCTCGTTCAAGGCGCCAATATTTCATTTGCGATTGGGCAAGTGGTTTATCGTAAACTTTCTCTTTCATCGTCAATGAAGGGTATTGATCAAATGAGTGTCTTTTCTTATTTCTATTTGGGTGCCATTGTCTTTGTTACACCACTTTGTTTCTTATTTTCTGACTTTACTAAAATTCCAACAAGCTCATCTCAGTGGCTTGCTCTATTATGGCTAGGTCTTGGTGCAAGTGGGATTGGCTATTACCTATGGAATAAAGGGGCCAGTGAAGTTTCTCATGGTGTTTTGGCCGTAATGAATAATATGGTCATCCCCCTAGGAATTGTTTTAAACTTTTTATGGACGAAAAATATGAATTTCAACCCAAGTTTCATTGTGGGAACTGGGCTGATTTTCCTCTCTCTTTATGTCGTTAAAAGTAATCGATTTTTCGCTGATTAA
- the queF gene encoding preQ(1) synthase, which translates to MSYAPEVLETFPNKNPGHDAWTTFVCTEFTSLCPKTNQPDFARIYINYIADDIMVESKSLKLYLFSFRNHGDFHEDCVQKICNDLTKLMKPKYLEVIGEFTPRGGICIYPYASSSNRSKKYKDLKDKRFMEYAPGKYSMDVSKIY; encoded by the coding sequence ATGAGCTATGCTCCAGAGGTTCTAGAAACATTTCCAAATAAGAACCCTGGTCACGATGCGTGGACAACATTTGTCTGTACAGAGTTCACTTCTCTGTGTCCAAAAACAAATCAGCCTGACTTCGCGCGCATCTACATCAACTATATCGCCGATGATATCATGGTTGAATCAAAATCGTTAAAACTCTATCTCTTTAGCTTTAGAAACCATGGGGATTTCCACGAAGACTGCGTGCAAAAAATCTGTAATGACTTAACAAAGCTGATGAAGCCAAAGTATCTTGAAGTTATCGGTGAATTCACTCCACGTGGTGGAATCTGTATTTACCCTTATGCTAGCTCGAGCAATCGCTCTAAAAAGTATAAAGACTTAAAAGATAAGCGTTTCATGGAATATGCTCCAGGGAAATACTCGATGGATGTTTCAAAGATCTATTAA
- a CDS encoding KH domain-containing protein, with protein MSELRDLIEYVSKALVDMPENVEVNEIIGEQTTVVELKVDKSDLGKVIGKQGRTARALRTILNAASTKLKKRSVLEIIE; from the coding sequence ATGAGTGAATTGAGAGATTTGATTGAATACGTAAGCAAAGCGCTTGTGGATATGCCAGAGAATGTTGAAGTCAATGAAATCATTGGCGAGCAGACAACTGTTGTCGAACTCAAAGTTGACAAGAGTGATCTTGGTAAGGTTATTGGAAAGCAAGGTCGCACAGCTCGTGCTTTAAGAACTATTCTTAATGCAGCTTCAACAAAACTTAAGAAGCGTTCTGTTCTAGAGATTATTGAATAA
- a CDS encoding TatD family hydrolase, producing MSLINFHTHSGNQTFEEGPEIHSLSWPEENHELLHEQGLFSLGIHPWSLGQKKIDWDEFERMILTIYERDNFFALGETGIDLVKKNHLKEQEKIFEKHIQLANKIRKPLIIHCVRAQNLIIKYSKKYINHTPWVLHDFNANEQMISDMVKRDFYFSLGPTILKETSKIRQNIRLVPIDRIFIETDDSNYSIKHMYNEMASLLKIDVNALASEIEKNFLRLKYFDEFTKS from the coding sequence ATGAGCTTAATCAACTTTCATACTCATTCTGGTAATCAAACCTTTGAAGAAGGGCCAGAAATCCACTCTCTTAGCTGGCCAGAAGAGAATCACGAACTCCTTCACGAACAGGGCCTCTTTAGTCTAGGAATCCACCCTTGGTCACTAGGTCAAAAAAAAATTGACTGGGATGAATTTGAACGAATGATTCTTACAATTTATGAGAGGGACAACTTCTTTGCTCTTGGAGAAACGGGAATTGATCTTGTTAAAAAAAATCATCTTAAAGAGCAAGAAAAAATATTTGAAAAACATATACAACTGGCAAACAAAATTCGAAAACCCTTGATCATCCACTGCGTACGCGCTCAAAATTTAATCATTAAGTATTCAAAGAAATATATCAATCATACGCCCTGGGTACTACATGACTTTAATGCCAACGAGCAAATGATAAGCGATATGGTGAAAAGAGATTTTTATTTTTCTCTTGGCCCAACAATTTTGAAAGAGACAAGTAAAATACGACAAAATATTCGCCTTGTTCCCATTGATCGAATTTTTATAGAAACAGATGATTCCAATTATTCTATTAAACATATGTACAATGAAATGGCCTCTCTTTTAAAAATAGACGTGAACGCTCTAGCTAGTGAGATTGAAAAAAACTTTCTTCGACTTAAATACTTTGATGAGTTTACTAAGTCCTAA
- a CDS encoding response regulator: MSDEKITVLIVDDEKDLLDICVETFELEGFRVFGADNGPRAIEILKTEEVDVVVSDYMMPEMSGREFLEKLSSLFDRDSFPKFFFSTGAMDIDEKSLIDAGATGIIIKPFDIDELIKLVRES, translated from the coding sequence ATGAGTGATGAAAAAATCACGGTCTTAATCGTTGATGATGAAAAAGATCTCTTGGATATTTGTGTGGAAACCTTCGAACTCGAAGGATTTCGTGTTTTTGGGGCCGATAATGGGCCGAGGGCCATTGAGATTCTAAAGACCGAAGAAGTTGATGTTGTCGTAAGTGATTATATGATGCCTGAAATGTCTGGTCGCGAATTCCTTGAAAAGTTAAGTTCTCTATTTGATAGGGACTCATTTCCAAAATTCTTTTTTTCAACAGGGGCGATGGATATTGATGAGAAAAGTCTCATCGATGCTGGGGCCACTGGTATCATTATCAAGCCTTTTGATATTGATGAGCTAATAAAGTTAGTTAGAGAATCATAA
- a CDS encoding ATP-grasp domain-containing protein, translating to MRTPKLLIFTENPLLYSVKRLWTEAQFLSLNIQNENPFKDFSHQSLNDCDIILNRISGIRYTDTDLDLCASKLAFNDPHKTLALRDKSKQARFFTDNSIAHPQTQSLDDFMQLSSQTIKAPYMVKPLRGNQGRGILYIDGNEKLEAFYREKKEQSDTRYIVQSFVKKIREWRILFIGTECLGALEKTELSLIANASKVKCQYREVSELPKALIELSLMTHAQSGLFYSGIDMIEDENQNFIVLEINTTPGFEVFEKESKLNIAKNLLEQMLKERRRNLS from the coding sequence ATGCGAACACCAAAACTTTTGATCTTCACTGAAAACCCACTGCTATACAGCGTTAAAAGGCTTTGGACCGAAGCTCAATTTCTAAGTCTAAATATACAAAATGAAAACCCATTTAAGGACTTTTCCCATCAATCTCTTAATGATTGCGACATCATTCTCAATAGAATTAGTGGTATTCGTTATACAGACACTGATCTCGATCTTTGTGCCAGTAAATTGGCCTTCAATGACCCTCACAAGACCTTGGCCCTTCGCGACAAATCAAAGCAAGCACGCTTCTTTACAGATAACTCCATCGCTCACCCACAAACTCAATCTCTTGATGATTTTATGCAATTGAGCTCACAAACGATCAAGGCCCCTTATATGGTAAAGCCACTAAGAGGAAATCAAGGACGAGGTATTTTATATATAGATGGAAATGAAAAACTAGAGGCCTTTTACAGGGAGAAAAAAGAGCAAAGTGATACGCGCTATATTGTTCAATCATTTGTTAAAAAGATCCGCGAGTGGAGAATTCTCTTCATTGGAACTGAATGCCTTGGTGCACTTGAAAAAACTGAACTCTCACTTATTGCCAATGCTTCCAAAGTAAAATGTCAGTATAGAGAAGTTAGTGAATTACCAAAAGCACTGATTGAATTGTCCTTGATGACCCATGCTCAAAGTGGACTCTTCTACAGTGGCATCGATATGATAGAAGATGAAAATCAAAATTTTATTGTCTTAGAAATCAATACGACGCCTGGATTTGAAGTTTTTGAAAAAGAATCAAAGCTTAATATTGCGAAAAACTTATTAGAGCAAATGCTCAAAGAGCGCCGCAGGAATCTTAGCTAG
- a CDS encoding phospholipase D-like domain-containing protein, which yields MYRCFVLLNLFFVLISGTKASDSVFSFESKEEHLLKVLNHGSLALKERYDLINQAKESIEIESFIFEDDNSGRIILNALMRKAAQGVEIRLLLDKVFASKTVDPFITHELRDAGVKVRFFNTLPFIFFNRIQYRNHRKSFIVDGKMAIVGGRNIGDEYYDLSDDYNFIDRDVLVKGPVAKAVQGTFNAFWNSKYTKIIKRKSRPQEKRYNRAGKSNFHDEWRFKNALRRWIQRKEIAKNFLAMKENDKLLVDLENFWMDLEAQKINKSYEYYCRDLGYYSDKPSVGKRKTKKSRVLKYEIFNMLRNAKRSVLIETPYFLFDDDTREIFEDLLKRKIDVRILTNSLYSSDAIPVGSRFYDIVSKWIDRGLKVHMYAGVSLSDYPLFKEDLTEQRWGAHGKTFIIDSKKVIVGSYNFDPRSNNYNMEHALFCRDNYVFADDLRENVQRRLKHSLLLKDKKTFDRLKFDRVGLGKRILYYLAKIPAALFEHLL from the coding sequence GTGTATAGATGTTTTGTACTTTTAAATTTATTTTTTGTCCTAATCTCAGGGACTAAGGCCAGCGATTCCGTCTTTTCTTTTGAATCGAAAGAAGAGCACTTGTTAAAGGTTCTCAACCATGGCTCGCTCGCTTTAAAAGAGAGATATGATCTCATCAATCAGGCCAAGGAGTCTATTGAGATCGAGTCTTTCATCTTTGAAGATGACAACAGCGGTAGAATTATACTGAATGCACTCATGCGTAAGGCGGCACAAGGGGTAGAGATACGTCTTCTCCTCGATAAGGTTTTCGCTTCTAAAACAGTAGATCCTTTCATCACTCATGAATTAAGAGATGCTGGGGTTAAAGTTCGATTCTTTAATACGCTCCCTTTTATCTTTTTTAATCGTATTCAATATAGAAATCATAGAAAGTCATTTATTGTTGATGGGAAGATGGCCATTGTCGGCGGACGTAATATTGGAGATGAATATTATGATTTGAGCGATGACTATAATTTCATTGATCGCGATGTTCTAGTAAAGGGTCCTGTGGCAAAAGCCGTTCAAGGGACATTCAATGCCTTTTGGAATTCAAAATACACAAAAATCATTAAAAGGAAGTCTAGGCCTCAGGAGAAACGTTATAACCGAGCTGGTAAGAGTAACTTTCACGATGAATGGCGATTTAAAAATGCCCTCCGCCGCTGGATTCAACGTAAAGAGATCGCAAAGAATTTTCTCGCGATGAAGGAGAATGATAAGCTTCTTGTTGATCTTGAAAACTTCTGGATGGATCTTGAAGCACAAAAGATTAATAAGAGTTACGAATACTATTGTCGAGATCTTGGCTATTACTCAGATAAACCATCTGTTGGTAAGAGAAAGACAAAGAAGTCTCGCGTTCTTAAGTATGAAATCTTTAATATGTTAAGAAACGCCAAAAGAAGCGTTCTTATTGAGACTCCCTATTTTCTCTTTGATGATGATACTCGTGAAATCTTTGAAGACTTACTTAAAAGAAAGATCGACGTTAGGATTTTAACAAATAGTCTCTATTCTTCTGATGCGATTCCTGTGGGAAGTCGCTTCTATGATATCGTCTCTAAGTGGATTGATCGCGGACTTAAAGTTCATATGTACGCGGGAGTATCACTCTCTGATTATCCACTTTTTAAAGAAGACCTCACTGAGCAAAGATGGGGCGCCCATGGGAAGACTTTCATTATTGATAGTAAAAAAGTTATCGTTGGTAGCTATAACTTCGATCCACGTTCAAATAATTACAACATGGAACATGCTCTTTTTTGTCGCGATAATTATGTGTTTGCTGATGATCTACGCGAAAATGTACAGAGAAGGCTTAAGCACTCTCTTCTTTTAAAAGACAAGAAGACCTTTGATAGACTTAAGTTTGATCGCGTTGGTTTGGGAAAGAGAATTCTCTACTATCTAGCTAAGATTCCTGCGGCGCTCTTTGAGCATTTGCTCTAA
- a CDS encoding Sec-independent protein translocase subunit TatA/TatB: MFGLGIGEGLIILAVVLLVFGGKKLPELGKSMGEAINGFKKGLKDSSEEDNKKIADNSKDDNKNS; this comes from the coding sequence ATGTTTGGACTAGGTATTGGTGAAGGTCTTATTATTTTGGCCGTCGTCCTATTAGTTTTTGGTGGAAAGAAACTTCCAGAACTTGGAAAGTCTATGGGTGAGGCCATCAACGGTTTCAAAAAAGGACTGAAAGACAGCAGCGAAGAAGACAATAAAAAAATCGCCGACAATTCAAAAGACGACAATAAAAATTCTTAA
- a CDS encoding response regulator yields the protein MKVSSSLRILIVDDCIDTRNFIKQILLKKGFKNVLSVSDGERAIEVLNESYTAFEPVGVILADWQMPNVDGLQLLSRVRLDDRFKDVPFIMVTSDRERDHVIQALNVGVDSYIVKPIKGDVLLEKLTASLVRT from the coding sequence ATGAAAGTTAGTTCATCACTAAGAATTCTAATTGTTGATGATTGTATCGATACAAGAAATTTCATTAAGCAGATTCTTCTTAAAAAAGGTTTTAAAAATGTATTAAGCGTTTCCGATGGAGAGCGTGCAATAGAAGTCTTAAATGAATCCTACACTGCGTTTGAGCCTGTTGGTGTGATTCTTGCTGATTGGCAAATGCCAAATGTCGATGGGCTTCAATTGCTTTCGCGCGTTCGTCTTGATGATCGATTTAAAGATGTCCCATTTATCATGGTCACTTCCGATCGCGAGAGAGATCATGTGATACAGGCCTTAAATGTCGGTGTTGATAGCTATATAGTAAAACCTATAAAAGGAGATGTGCTCTTAGAGAAGTTAACGGCATCACTGGTTAGGACTTAG
- a CDS encoding transporter substrate-binding domain-containing protein translates to MKTLFLFLFFFFAIDSFATESNRVVVAIEKLQYHPLYYIENGEFKGFARDILDQFFQKKNYSVQYKVLPYLRANKELKEKQVDLMFPDNPLWINDKKSGESFIYSKPIISYTDGLFSLKGHRLKEKGDIKVVGTLFGFTVTPLKERVDSGLVQLKEVFDVEKLLELLYLGRVDAVFLNTSVGLFYDREVSKKRQLELLPMVKHVESGYCFSSISRSDLVLELNDFFKRPIRLGDQAEKKK, encoded by the coding sequence ATGAAAACTTTGTTTTTATTCCTATTCTTTTTTTTTGCCATAGACTCTTTTGCAACAGAGTCGAACAGAGTTGTGGTGGCCATTGAGAAACTTCAGTATCATCCTCTCTATTATATTGAAAATGGTGAGTTTAAAGGCTTTGCTAGAGATATTCTCGATCAGTTTTTTCAAAAGAAAAACTACTCTGTTCAATACAAGGTACTCCCTTATCTTCGGGCAAATAAAGAGCTTAAAGAAAAGCAAGTTGATCTGATGTTTCCCGACAATCCTCTTTGGATTAATGACAAAAAGTCCGGGGAGAGTTTTATCTACTCAAAACCAATTATTTCCTATACTGATGGTCTCTTTTCTTTAAAGGGACACAGGCTTAAAGAGAAAGGTGATATTAAAGTTGTCGGCACTTTATTTGGTTTTACTGTCACGCCGTTAAAAGAGCGAGTTGATTCTGGTCTTGTACAGTTAAAGGAAGTCTTTGATGTGGAAAAACTGCTTGAGCTTCTCTATCTCGGTCGCGTCGATGCGGTTTTTCTCAACACGAGTGTTGGACTTTTCTACGATAGAGAGGTTTCTAAAAAAAGGCAATTAGAACTTCTTCCAATGGTAAAGCATGTTGAGAGCGGCTATTGCTTTTCATCTATTTCAAGGTCGGATTTGGTTTTGGAGTTGAATGATTTTTTTAAACGGCCTATTCGACTAGGTGATCAAGCAGAAAAGAAGAAATAA
- the hemH gene encoding ferrochelatase, whose amino-acid sequence MERCLVQKKLRELSQRTQEGKTKVVFVQLGSPKSPKIPDVRAYLKEFLGDPRVVDINPFVWKIILNLFVIPFRPKRSAALYSRIWDGRSFPLIEITKSFSEKIDARLKDCDDIEVNHAFLLSSPRVHEVYTDWEEDLDERENGASELFAVPLFPQYSESTIASGIDGLTSVLEKRVRIPNLKVMTNFHRSRAFIDNSVRIVDEHIAKLKEQGQFDGLIMSFHGIPKRRVLFKKDPYYQHCYETFVLIRDRLKHANADEVHMTFQSRFGSEEWLTPYTDEYVQDLIENKNKKNLAVYAPSFVADCLETIDELGHELKVEAKEWGGDVHLIPCLNDDDKWCDDFAGFIKNQSLADVKTRKEDFYQMEKDTYMDMPQQEMKAEPLSDQTKLTLKIIFLTLFLDLVGFSIIFPLFPALAKHYLTVDGDNYFLQLIFNTISTWANTGGMQTMNSVVLFGGALGALYSLLQFIAAPIWGTLSDRLGRKPILLWSVFCLALSYVLWFFSGSFTLLIAARFIGGIMGGNISTATAVVADITSKENRSKGMAIIGIAFALGFIIGPALGGILSMWDLSSYYPALKEIGVNPFSLPAALAAILSFFNFYYIWKKFEETLPEDKRGTHETDRTFNPIKLFKPLPYAGVNLTNFGHFFFLAAFSGMEFTLTFLAVERMSFSSMDNAYMFIFIGLIIALVQGGVVRRKANQVGEKKMAVMGLILLIPGLLLIGKTYSIGILYLGLFFLAMGSSMAIPCLTSLVSMYTPSQYQGKSIGIFRSLGALARVVGPVVASVIYWRYGSHTPYYFGAFFLIIPILMISRLPKYQKA is encoded by the coding sequence GTGGAAAGGTGTCTTGTGCAGAAAAAATTACGGGAACTAAGCCAAAGAACCCAAGAGGGTAAAACAAAAGTTGTTTTTGTGCAACTTGGATCTCCAAAATCTCCAAAAATTCCTGATGTGCGCGCATATCTCAAAGAGTTCCTTGGCGATCCGCGAGTTGTGGATATTAATCCCTTCGTTTGGAAGATTATTCTCAACCTCTTTGTCATTCCATTTAGGCCAAAAAGATCTGCTGCTCTTTATTCGAGAATTTGGGATGGTCGAAGTTTTCCTTTAATCGAAATTACAAAAAGCTTTAGTGAGAAAATTGATGCTCGCCTTAAAGACTGTGACGATATTGAAGTCAATCATGCTTTTTTACTTTCATCACCACGTGTTCACGAAGTCTATACAGACTGGGAAGAAGATCTCGATGAGAGAGAAAATGGAGCCAGTGAACTCTTTGCAGTTCCTCTTTTCCCACAATATTCAGAAAGTACTATTGCCTCTGGGATTGATGGGCTTACTAGTGTTCTTGAAAAGAGAGTGAGAATACCAAATCTTAAAGTAATGACAAATTTTCACCGTTCAAGGGCCTTTATCGATAATAGTGTTCGTATCGTTGACGAGCATATCGCTAAACTTAAGGAGCAAGGTCAGTTTGATGGTCTGATCATGTCTTTTCATGGGATTCCAAAGAGAAGAGTTCTCTTTAAAAAAGACCCGTACTATCAGCACTGCTATGAAACCTTTGTTCTCATTCGTGATCGTTTAAAACATGCCAATGCCGATGAAGTTCATATGACTTTTCAATCGCGCTTTGGTTCTGAAGAATGGTTAACTCCTTATACTGATGAGTATGTTCAAGATTTAATCGAAAACAAAAATAAGAAGAACTTGGCCGTTTATGCACCAAGTTTTGTCGCCGATTGTTTAGAAACAATTGATGAACTTGGACATGAGCTTAAGGTTGAAGCGAAAGAGTGGGGTGGGGATGTTCACCTTATTCCATGTTTAAATGATGATGATAAGTGGTGTGATGACTTTGCTGGCTTTATTAAGAATCAAAGTCTGGCCGATGTTAAAACACGTAAAGAAGATTTTTATCAAATGGAAAAGGATACATATATGGATATGCCACAACAGGAAATGAAGGCCGAGCCTTTAAGTGATCAAACAAAGCTCACGTTAAAGATCATCTTTTTAACTCTCTTTTTAGATCTCGTCGGTTTTTCAATTATTTTTCCTCTGTTTCCAGCTCTTGCAAAACACTATCTGACAGTGGATGGAGATAATTACTTTTTACAATTGATCTTTAATACGATTTCAACTTGGGCCAATACCGGTGGAATGCAGACGATGAACTCTGTTGTTCTCTTTGGTGGTGCTCTTGGAGCTCTTTATAGTTTACTACAATTTATTGCAGCTCCTATTTGGGGAACACTCTCTGATAGACTTGGAAGAAAGCCAATTCTCCTTTGGTCAGTTTTTTGCTTGGCCTTAAGTTATGTTCTTTGGTTTTTCTCAGGATCATTTACTCTCTTAATCGCAGCTCGTTTTATCGGCGGGATTATGGGAGGAAATATTTCAACTGCTACAGCTGTTGTTGCTGATATTACCTCTAAAGAGAACCGCTCAAAGGGAATGGCCATTATTGGTATTGCCTTTGCTCTTGGTTTCATTATTGGACCGGCCCTCGGTGGAATTCTTTCTATGTGGGATCTTTCTTCATATTATCCCGCTCTTAAAGAAATTGGTGTGAACCCATTTTCACTACCCGCTGCACTTGCTGCCATTTTGTCGTTTTTTAACTTTTACTATATTTGGAAAAAATTTGAAGAAACACTTCCAGAGGATAAACGTGGTACTCACGAAACGGATAGAACGTTCAATCCGATTAAACTATTTAAGCCACTCCCTTATGCTGGTGTGAATTTAACAAATTTTGGACATTTCTTTTTCTTAGCGGCCTTCTCTGGAATGGAGTTTACTCTGACATTTCTTGCAGTAGAAAGAATGAGCTTCTCTTCAATGGATAACGCTTATATGTTCATTTTTATCGGATTGATCATTGCTTTAGTTCAAGGTGGAGTTGTTCGTAGAAAGGCCAATCAAGTAGGTGAGAAGAAGATGGCCGTTATGGGACTAATCCTTCTTATTCCTGGATTACTCTTAATTGGTAAGACTTACTCTATTGGCATCCTCTATTTAGGTCTCTTCTTTTTAGCAATGGGATCTTCAATGGCAATACCTTGTCTAACGAGTCTTGTGAGTATGTATACGCCATCTCAATACCAAGGAAAGAGTATTGGTATTTTTAGATCTCTTGGGGCCTTAGCAAGAGTTGTTGGTCCTGTGGTTGCTTCTGTCATTTATTGGCGCTACGGTTCTCATACTCCATATTATTTTGGGGCCTTCTTTTTGATTATTCCAATTTTGATGATTTCAAGATTACCAAAGTATCAAAAGGCGTAG